In the Longimicrobium sp. genome, AGGGAGAGGCGCGCTTCCGGGAGATGGAGACGGAGGCCACGCGCGAGGCCGCGCTCCGCACTCGCGTGATCCTCTCCCCCGGCGGGGGGTGGATCGAGCGCGCGGAGAACCTGGCGGCGCTGGGGCCGGGGACGCTCTCCGTCTGGCTGCAGGTGTCGCCGGAAGAGGCGGTGCGCCGCGCGGCAGCGACGCCGGGGGAACGCCCCTTGCTCGCCGGTGCCGACCCGCTGGCGGCGGCCCGGCGGCTGCTGGCCCGGCGCGCTCCGCTCTACGAATGCGCCGGCCTGCGCGTCCGCACCGAGGGGCGCACGCCCGACGAGGTGGCGGCCGTCATCGAACGTGAAATGCGGGCCCGCGGCGGCCCGGCCTGATTCAACCCGTACTTCTTCATGGCGGACAAGACCAAGAGGACCCGGCTGGTGGTGGTCGAGAGCCCCACCAAG is a window encoding:
- a CDS encoding shikimate kinase; its protein translation is MPADPPQLSIERVVLLGFMAAGKTETGAALARRLGWAHLDLDREIERRAGRTVAAIFASEGEARFREMETEATREAALRTRVILSPGGGWIERAENLAALGPGTLSVWLQVSPEEAVRRAAATPGERPLLAGADPLAAARRLLARRAPLYECAGLRVRTEGRTPDEVAAVIEREMRARGGPA